In one window of Drosophila mauritiana strain mau12 chromosome X, ASM438214v1, whole genome shotgun sequence DNA:
- the LOC117147314 gene encoding mitochondrial carrier homolog 2 — protein sequence MKNQYIRTETAFGSIISFSTKFEFFAFGELKLRYQENDLIMAHREYNSRDGQSEGLGLGGGDADNSVRMRRPTPPPLAVQHERAGTMVVELAVDTSRSMRPANQQQPADRDQLGISPEENCQGSELVVASSHPSNQIQDHRRPNQMVRFCLRVAYNALLYPYEMAKVLIQLGHEPLQAKPFLMRLFQRRPRLFLPSVHEYVQHIQNRDGYTGMYRGLTARLAASIVDYLLGDLLLTALHFAPYKRGPEEGLSFKEFLWNLTRNSLRLATVVVITHPFYVVMVRQIAQFVGREHVYEGLVGSLMIVAQREGCAGLFAGMVPRLLGEWSVLFITSALSHLCRRLLPMSDLQHQYNTVVIQMMASLVAYPLEVTCACMAGTGAPLTACEPPSMPLYNHWVDCLADLYARGGQNRGAYLFWRTVPRIQLLRNKEIYTIRSS from the coding sequence ATGAAAAATCAGTATATTCGAACTGAAACGGCATTCGGTTCGATCATCAGTTTTTCAACTAAATTCGAGTTCTTTGCTTTTGGCGAATTGAAATTGAGATATCAAGAAAACGATTTGATAATGGCCCACCGGGAGTACAATAGTCGCGACGGCCAGTCAGAGGGATTGGGGCTAGGTGGTGGCGATGCAGACAACAGTGTACGGATGCGACGCCCCACCCCACCACCGTTAGCGGTGCAGCATGAAAGAGCTGGGACGATGGTGGTGGAGCTGGCAGTGGACACTTCCCGTTCGATGAGGCCGGCCAACCAGCAGCAGCCAGCTGATCGGGATCAGTTGGGGATCAGCCCGGAGGAAAACTGTCAGGGATCAGAGTTGGTTGTTGCATCATCACATCCATCCAATCAAATTCAAGATCATCGCAGACCAAATCAGATGGTGCGCTTTTGCCTAAGAGTGGCCTACAACGCCCTGCTGTATCCGTACGAAATGGCCAAGGTTCTTATCCAACTGGGCCATGAGCCGCTCCAGGCGAAGCCCTTCCTTATGCGACTGTTTCAACGGCGGCCACGCCTCTTTTTACCCAGTGTCCATGAGTATGTGCAGCACATTCAGAATAGAGATGGCTACACGGGAATGTATCGCGGGTTGACCGCTCGCCTGGCCGCCAGCATAGTAGACTATTTGCTTGGCGATCTTCTACTGACTGCCTTGCACTTTGCACCCTACAAGAGAGGCCCCGAGGAGGGACTGAGCTTCAAGGAGTTCTTGTGGAATCTGACAAGGAACAGCTTGCGTCTGGCCACCGTAGTGGTTATAACACATCCCTTTTACGTGGTTATGGTGCGCCAGATAGCCCAGTTTGTGGGACGGGAACACGTCTACGAGGGACTCGTTGGCAGCCTGATGATTGTTGCGCAACGGGAGGGATGTGCAGGACTGTTTGCGGGCATGGTGCCACGCCTTTTGGGCGAGTGGAGCGTCCTTTTCATCACGAGCGCTCTGAGTCACCTGTGCCGTCGTCTCCTGCCAATGAGCGATCTCCAGCATCAGTACAACACCGTGGTAATTCAGATGATGGCTAGCCTAGTGGCCTATCCTCTGGAGGTGACCTGCGCCTGCATGGCCGGAACCGGAGCACCACTGACCGCATGTGAGCCACCGAGCATGCCGCTATACAACCACTGGGTCGACTGCCTCGCGGATCTCTACGCTCGCGGTGGCCAAAACCGTGGTGCCTATCTCTTCTGGCGCACGGTGCCCAGGATCCAGTTGCTGCGCAACAAGGAAATTTACACTATAAGATCGTCTTAG
- the LOC117147855 gene encoding mitochondrial import inner membrane translocase subunit tim16-B: protein MARYLAQIIILGAQLVGRALVKTMRQELQAFEDAARLQESLKANDPSSSRSVVATGMTLAEAQQILNVSDLTDRQAIDTHYEHLFRVNDKGTGGTFYIQSKVFRAKERIDQELERMELLVKTDASHSFPPSPSESSPFQCQNKEPGHKSR, encoded by the coding sequence ATGGCACGATACCTAGCACAGATCATCATTTTGGGTGCCCAGCTGGTTGGCCGGGCGCTGGTAAAGACGATGCGCCAGGAGCTGCAGGCCTTCGAGGATGCGGCGCGCCTTCAGGAATCGCTGAAGGCCAACGatcccagcagcagcaggagtgTGGTGGCCACGGGAATGACCCTGGCGGAGGCCCAGCAGATTCTCAATGTGAGTGACCTCACTGACCGCCAGGCGATAGATACGCACTACGAGCACTTGTTTCGTGTGAACGACAAAGGCACCGGCGGTACCTTCTACATTCAGTCGAAAGTTTTTCGGGCCAAGGAGCGAATCGACCAGGAACTGGAGCGGATGGAGCTGTTGGTCAAGACCGACGCATCACATTCATTCCCGCCATCGCCATCGGAATCCTCGCCATTCCAATGCCAGAACAAAGAGCCGGGGCACAAGAGCCGATGA
- the LOC117148716 gene encoding uncharacterized protein LOC117148716, with protein sequence MKYCLYILSCCSLVACTMESRLDWDLAEALAQVVANSEMGRFKTLYIYTHTSSQSTGAHLEELLDQVLMILPNNLQARRLLLQQSMEYKPYVHAVLALVDSLPSLSAIYARIRATQDLSHTLIYMSMPTDAYGEEIQATLRLMWRLSVLNVGVVLRPPGDHILMVSYFPFSALHGCQVISANVVNRYQVGTKRWVSPDYFPSKLGNFYGCLLTCATWEDMPYLVWRRDGSGSFVGIEGALLQFMAENLNFSVGLYWMNKEEVLATFDESGRIFDEIFGHHADFSLGGFHFKPSAGSEIPYSQSTYYFMSHIMLVTNLQSAYSAYEKLSFPFSPLLWRAIGLVLILACLLLMLVVRWCHHEELPRNPYYELLVLTMGGNLEDRWVPQRFPSRLILLAWLFATLVLRSGYQSGMYQLLRQDTQRNPPQTISEVLAQHFTIQLAEVNEARILASLPELSPEQLVYLEGSELQSFPDLAKQSGSSARVAILTPYEYFGYFRKVHPMSRRLHLVRERIYTQQLAFYVRRHSHLVGVLNKQIQHAHAHGFLEHWTRQYVSAVDEKDESVARIASTSYSTLDGIDGDPSLSESEDQQVAPVRQNVLSMRELAALFWLILWANLGAVVVFVLELLLPRIKLRKISMKMKSNIKKRLSNLVRE encoded by the exons ATGAAGTACTGTTTATATATACTatcctgctgctccttggTGGCCTGTACAATGGAATCCAGATTGGATTGGGACTTGGCGGAAGCTCTGGCTCAAGTGGTGGCCAACTCAGAGATGGGTCGCTTCAAGACCTTGTACATATACACCCACACTAGTTCCCAGTCAACTGGTGCCCATTTGGAGGAGCTGCTTGACCAGGTGCTAATGATTCTGCCTAACAATTTGCAGGCACGTAGGCTCTTGCTCCAGCAGTCCATGGAGTATAAGCCGTATGTCCATGCTGTCTTGGCTCTGGTCGATAGTCTTCCGTCTCTTTCGGCGATCTACGCTCGGATTCGAGCCACCCAGGATTTATCGCACACACTAATATACATGTCCATGCCCACGGATGCATATGGTGAGGAGATACAGGCGACCCTCCGACTTATGTGGCGTTTAAGTGTACTAAACGTGGGTGTAGTGCTGCGTCCACCTGGCGATCATATTCTTATGGTCAGTTACTTTCCATTCAGTGCGTTACACGGCTGCCAAGTGATCTCGGCCAATGTTGTAAATCGCTACCAAGTGGGCACAAAACGTTGGGTTAGCCCAGATTACTTTCCCAGCAAGTTGGGGAATTTCTATGGCTGCCTTTTGACCTGCGCCACTTGGGAGGATATGCCCTATTTGGTTTGGCGTCGCGATGGCAGTGGCAGCTTTGTGGGCATCGAGGGTGCCCTGCTTCAGTTCATGGCTGAAAATCTTAATTTTAGTGTGGGTCTCTATTGGATGAACAAGGAGGAGGTGCTGGCCACTTTCGATGAGTCGGGCAGAATTTTCGACGAG ATCTTTGGCCATCACGCCGACTTCTCCCTGGGTGGATTCCACTTCAAGCCCAGCGCTGGGAGTGAGATTCCCTACTCCCAGTCCACCTACTACTTCATGAGTCACATTATGCTGGTGACCAATCTGCAGAGTGCTTACTCCGCCTACGAGAAGCTTTCCTTTCCCTTTAGCCCGCTTTTGTGGAGAGCCATTGGCTTGGTCCTGATCCTGGCCTGCCTGCTCCTCATGCTGGTGGTGCGCTGGTGTCATCACGAGGAATTGCCAAGGAATCCTTACTATGAGCTGTTGGTCCTGACAATGGGTGGAAATCTGGAGGACCGATGGGTGCCACAAAGGTTTCCCAGTAGATTGATCCTGCTTGCTTGGCTGTTTGCCACCTTGGTTCTTAGGAGTGGCTACCAGTCGGGAATGTATCAGCTGTTAAGGCAGGATACCCAAAGGAACCCACCACAAACTATTTCAGAGGTGCTGGCCCAGCATTTCACCATTCAGTTGGCTGAGGTCAACGAGGCAAGAATCTTGGCCAGTTTGCCGGAATTGAGTCCCGAGCAATTGGTTTACCTGGAGGGCAGTGAGTTGCAATCCTTTCCGGATCTGGCTAAGCAAAGTGGCTCATCAGCCCGGGTGGCCATTCTTACGCCGTACGAGTACTTCGGTTACTTCAGGAAGGTGCATCCGATGAGCAGGAGATTGCACTTGGTGCGGGAACGCATCTACACCCAGCAGTTGGCCTTTTATGTGAGGCGTCACTCGCATTTGGTTGGTGTGCTAAACAAGCAGATCCaacatgcccatgcccatggaTTTTTGGAGCACTGGACGCGGCAGTATGTCAGTGCCGTGGATGAGAAGGACGAGAGTGTGGCCAGGATAGCCTCCACATCTTATAGCACCCTGGATGGCATCGATGGCGACCCGAGTCTATCGGAGTCGGAGGACCAGCAGGTGGCTCCCGTTCGCCAAAATGTACTCTCAATGCGGGAACTAGCTGCTCTCTTTTGGCTCATCCTCTGGGCGAATCTCGGAGCAGTGGTTGTCTTCGTTCTGGAGTTGCTGTTACCCAGAATAAAACTTAGGAAAATatcaatgaaaatgaaaagtaacATAAAAAAGCGATTATCTAATTTGGTTAGGGAATAG
- the LOC117148188 gene encoding defective chorion-1 protein, FC125 isoform isoform X1 gives MRLYSLLPLLALLVVQAAGQSQVTSDDPATDAGSTTNSTADTKPRVPSQDEILGQMPPINPIRTGNPQMDAFYMMFPALGSLLRWGSLFPAYSILGAIPDNLQPTAAASKVVLVLADDATAKTRVARQNPPPNPLGQLMNWPALPQDFQLPSMDLGPQVGSFLSQLPAMPSMPGLLGAAAPVPAPAPAPAAAPPAPAPAADPPAPPAPDAAQPAILGQAALQNAFTFLNPSNFDASSLLGQSVPTFAPPNLDFVAQMQRQFFPGMTPAQPAPAGTDAQASDISEVRVRPEDPYSREAQMKIKSALEMEQERQQQVQVKDQEQVPLLWFRMPTTQNQDATEEKTLEDLRVEAKLRAFERQVIAELKMLQKIELMAKQMRSSAAAQNGDTPYRISYPLSRTPIHKITRADIEQALRDDYVRRLVNKEAQRKARNSGINTQKANALKRQAKSQDQTLSKEDIVQIMAYAYRMANEQMESEKGKQDKVYAAYRSEQNPMMMEQRQWSEEQAKIQQNQQQIQQNPMMMQQRQWSEEQAKIQQNPQQIQQNPMMMQQRQWSEEQAKIQQNQQQIQQNPMMMQQRQWSEEQAKIQQNQQQIQQNPMMMQQRQWAEDQAKVQHDQQMAQQMPHQGLMMTEQRQRQWSEDQAKIQQAQQMAQQTPMMMPQMQQRQWTEDPQMVQQMQQRHWAEDQARMQMAQQNPMMQQQRQMAENPQMMQQRQWSEEQTKIEQAQQMAQQNQMMMQQMQQRQWTEDQAQIQQQQRQMMQQTPMMMKERQWAQENPQSVQQQGPMMMQQQTPSMMQREVEDQDNEAEDILVGEAGPQMPENEGTARHKVDALGVGGNKRKKSKSKSAPPAVINYYYAAPQRPVVQSYGTSYGGGGYGSNAYGVPRPVNSYQSQGYRAAVGNDEVDDMLRQHQTMARTINPKQPGEVGGSESQKSSSNPPTTLTPAPQEQPQEHRVHKSPSSAPSETEIENAPSSDPQVGSIFTFGEGLLHPFMGLLPVERPDDPWNQKPYDPHHPLYTGGGSYDAYLRDGRHRRDTHIMGQGSQHGILTPGMLERLLRIKMDFQRRFPHLYKGMLNHHTNLTRVEVQPPVLGKISRPKTKTKPKDEDEPVFELGAAERSLFEDETNDSLEKDPEPEPDEEDDRDVEEPSESSEPRGFSSRKMSSRDENDIDYFNFDDDDVDD, from the exons ATGAGATTGTATAGCCTTCTGCCGCTCCTGGCGCTCCTTGTCGTCCAGGCTGCCGGACAAAGTCAAGTAACCTCTGATGATCCTGCAACGGATGCTGGATCAACGACCAACTCCACCGCGGACACCAAACCAAGGGTTCCAAGTCAGGATGAG atACTTGGCCAGATGCCGCCCATTAACCCCATCCGCACTGGCAATCCCCAGATGGACGCATTTTACATGATGTTCCCGGCGTTGGGCAGCCTGCTACGCTGGGGTAGCCTTTTCCCGGCCTACTCGATCCTGGGCGCCATTCCCGACAATCTACAGCCTACAGCGGCAGCCTCGAAGGTGGTCCTCGTCCTGGCCGATGATGCGACGGCCAAGACCCGAGTTGCCCGTCAGAATCCGCCACCAAATCCACTTGGTCAGCTAATGAATTGGCCCGCTCTGCCGCAGGACTTCCAACTGCCTTCCATGGATCTGGGACCGCAAGTGGGCTCGTTTTTGTCCCAACTGCCTGCTATGCCTTCCATGCCTGGTCTTTTGGGTGCCGCTGCTCCAGTTCccgctccagctcctgctcccgctgctgctcctccggcGCCAGCTCCAGCTGCGGATCCTCCGGCACCACCAGCTCCAGATGCAGCCCAACCAGCCATACTAGGACAAGCCGCTCTGCAGAACGCTTTCACGTTCCTTAATCCGTCTAACTTCGATGCCTCCAGTCTTCTGGGCCAGAGTGTACCCACATTTGCTCCTCCCAATCTTGATTTCGTCGCCCAAATGCAAAGGCAATTCTTCCCGGGAATGACACCGGCACAACCTGCTCCCGCTGGAACGGATGCCCAGGCCTCCGACATTTCCGAGGTGAGGGTACGTCCTGAGGATCCGTATTCGCGAGAGGCCCAGATGAAGATCAAATCGGCACTTGAAATGGAGCAGGAGAGGCAACAACAGGTTCAGGTCAAGGATCAGGAGCAAGTGCCACTCCTCTGGTTCCGAATGCCCACTACTCAGAATCAGGATGCGACTGAAGAAAAGACTCTGGAGGATCTGCGGGTGGAGGCCAAATTGAGGGCCTTCGAGCGCCAGGTGATAGCCGAATTGAAAATGCTGCAGAAGATCGAACTTATGGCTAAGCAGATGAGGTCTAGCGCCGCCGCGCAGAACGGAGATACACCCTACAGAATTAGTTATCCACTGAGTCGGACACCCATTCACAAGATCACACGTGCTGATATTGAGCAAGCCCTTCGAGATGATTATGTCCGCCGATTGGTCAACAAGGAGGCTCAACGAAAGGCCAGAAATTCTGGCATAAACACCCAGAAGGCAAATGCCTTGAAGCGACAGGCCAAATCCCAGGATCAGACTCTGTCCAAGGAGGATATCGTCCAGATTATGGCGTATGCCTATCGCATGGCCAACGAACAGATGGAGAGTGAGAAGGGCAAGCAGGACAAGGTTTACGCCGCCTACAGGTCGGAACAGAATCCAATGATGATGGAGCAAAGACAATGGTCGGAGGAGCAGGCGAAGATTCAACAAAATCAACAGCAGATCCAGCAAAATCCAATGATGATGCAGCAAAGACAATGGTCGGAGGAGCAGGCCAAGATCCAACAGAATCCACAGCAGATCCAGCAAAATCCAATGATGATGCAGCAAAGACAATGGTCGGAGGAGCAGGCCAAGATCCAACAGAATCAACAGCAGATCCAGCAAAACCCAATGATGATGCAGCAAAGACAATGGTCGGAGGAGCAGGCCAAGATCCAGCAAAATCAGCAGCAGATCCAGCAAAACCCAATGATGATGCAGCAAAGGCAATGGGCGGAAGATCAGGCCAAGGTTCAGCATGATCAACAGATGGCACAACAGATGCCACATCAAGGTCTCATGATGACGGAGCAGAGGCAAAGGCAGTGGTCAGAAGACCAAGCCAAAATTCAGCAGGCTCAACAGATGGCCCAACAGACACCCATGATGATGCCACAGATGCAACAAAGGCAGTGGACAGAGGATCCCCAAATGGTTCAGCAGATGCAACAGAGACATTGGGCAGAAGATCAGGCCAGGATGCAAATGGCCCAACAGAATCCAATGATGCAACAGCAACGACAGATGGCAGAGAATCCGCAAATGATGCAGCAAAGACAATGGTCCGAGGAGCAGACCAAAATCGAACAGGCTCAGCAGATGGCACAACAGAATCAAATGATGATGCAGCAGATGCAGCAAAGACAATGGACCGAGGATCAGGCCCAGATTCAACAGCAGCAGAGACAGATGATGCAGCAGACCCCCATGATGATGAAGGAGCGCCAGTGGGCCCAGGAGAACCCCCAGTCTGTCCAGCAGCAAGGGCCCATGATGATGCAGCAGCAGACTCCATCGATGATGCAGCGTGAAGTAGAGGACCAAGATAATGAGGCTGAGGATATCCTAGTTGGCGAGGCGGGTCCCCAAATGCCGGAGAACGAAGGCACCGCCAGGCACAAAG TCGATGCCCTGGGAGTTGGCGGCAACAAGCGCAAGaagtccaagtccaagtcgGCGCCGCCAGCGGTGATTAACTATTACTATGCGGCACCCCAGCGTCCGGTGGTTCAGAGTTACGGAACAAGCTACGGCGGAGGTGGCTACGGATCGAATGCCTATGGTGTCCCTCGTCCAGTCAATTCCTATCAAAGTCAAGGCTACAGGGCTGCCGTGGGTAACGATGAGGTAGATGATATGCTGCGCCAGCACCAGACAATGGCCAGG ACAATAAACCCGAAGCAACCAGGCGAAGTCGGTGGATCGGAGAGCCAGAAGAGCAGCTCTAACCCTCCAACGACGTTGACACCAGCTCCACAAGAGCAACCGCAAGAGCATCGAGTCCACAAAAG TCCATCATCAGCACCATCCGAAACCGAAATCGAAAACGCACCATCATCTGACCCCCAAGTGGGTTCCATTTTCACCTTCGGCGAGGGATTGCTGCATCCGTTCATGGGTCTGCTGCCGGTGGAGAGGCCCGATGATCCCTGGAACCAGAAGCCATACGATCCTCACCATCCTCTCTACACGGGCGGTGGGAGCTACGATGCCTATCTGAGGGACGGTCGCCATCGAAGGGACACGCACATCATGGGTCAAGGTTCGCAGCATGGCATCCTGACACCCGGCATGTTGGAGAGACTTCTTCGGATCAAGATGGATTTCCAGCGTAGATTTCCCCATTTGTACAAGGGTATGCTGAATCACCATACGAATCTTACCCGTGTGGAGGTACAGCCTCCGGTTCTGGGCAAGATTTCTAGGCCGAAAACTAAGACCAAGCCCAAGGATGAGGATGAACCCGTCTTCGAATTGGGAGCCGCAGAGCGTAGCTTGTTCGAGGACGAGACCAACGATTCTCTAGAGAAAGATCCCGAACCAGAACCGGATGAGGAGGATGACCGGGATGTGGAGGAGCCAAGCGAGAGCAGTGAACCTAGGGGATTCAGCAGCAGAAAGATGAGCAGCCGGGATGAGAACGACATCGATTACTTCAATTTCGATGACGATGATGTTGATGATTGA
- the LOC117148188 gene encoding defective chorion-1 protein, FC106 isoform isoform X2: MRLYSLLPLLALLVVQAAGQSQVTSDDPATDAGSTTNSTADTKPRVPSQDEILGQMPPINPIRTGNPQMDAFYMMFPALGSLLRWGSLFPAYSILGAIPDNLQPTAAASKVVLVLADDATAKTRVARQNPPPNPLGQLMNWPALPQDFQLPSMDLGPQVGSFLSQLPAMPSMPGLLGAAAPVPAPAPAPAAAPPAPAPAADPPAPPAPDAAQPAILGQAALQNAFTFLNPSNFDASSLLGQSVPTFAPPNLDFVAQMQRQFFPGMTPAQPAPAGTDAQASDISEVRVRPEDPYSREAQMKIKSALEMEQERQQQVQVKDQEQVPLLWFRMPTTQNQDATEEKTLEDLRVEAKLRAFERQVIAELKMLQKIELMAKQMRSSAAAQNGDTPYRISYPLSRTPIHKITRADIEQALRDDYVRRLVNKEAQRKARNSGINTQKANALKRQAKSQDQTLSKEDIVQIMAYAYRMANEQMESEKGKQDKVYAAYRSEQNPMMMEQRQWSEEQAKIQQNQQQIQQNPMMMQQRQWSEEQAKIQQNPQQIQQNPMMMQQRQWSEEQAKIQQNQQQIQQNPMMMQQRQWSEEQAKIQQNQQQIQQNPMMMQQRQWAEDQAKVQHDQQMAQQMPHQGLMMTEQRQRQWSEDQAKIQQAQQMAQQTPMMMPQMQQRQWTEDPQMVQQMQQRHWAEDQARMQMAQQNPMMQQQRQMAENPQMMQQRQWSEEQTKIEQAQQMAQQNQMMMQQMQQRQWTEDQAQIQQQQRQMMQQTPMMMKERQWAQENPQSVQQQGPMMMQQQTPSMMQREVEDQDNEAEDILVGEAGPQMPENEGTARHKVDALGVGGNKRKKSKSKSAPPAVINYYYAAPQRPVVQSYGTSYGGGGYGSNAYGVPRPVNSYQSQGYRAAVGNDEVDDMLRQHQTMARATHFRQ, from the exons ATGAGATTGTATAGCCTTCTGCCGCTCCTGGCGCTCCTTGTCGTCCAGGCTGCCGGACAAAGTCAAGTAACCTCTGATGATCCTGCAACGGATGCTGGATCAACGACCAACTCCACCGCGGACACCAAACCAAGGGTTCCAAGTCAGGATGAG atACTTGGCCAGATGCCGCCCATTAACCCCATCCGCACTGGCAATCCCCAGATGGACGCATTTTACATGATGTTCCCGGCGTTGGGCAGCCTGCTACGCTGGGGTAGCCTTTTCCCGGCCTACTCGATCCTGGGCGCCATTCCCGACAATCTACAGCCTACAGCGGCAGCCTCGAAGGTGGTCCTCGTCCTGGCCGATGATGCGACGGCCAAGACCCGAGTTGCCCGTCAGAATCCGCCACCAAATCCACTTGGTCAGCTAATGAATTGGCCCGCTCTGCCGCAGGACTTCCAACTGCCTTCCATGGATCTGGGACCGCAAGTGGGCTCGTTTTTGTCCCAACTGCCTGCTATGCCTTCCATGCCTGGTCTTTTGGGTGCCGCTGCTCCAGTTCccgctccagctcctgctcccgctgctgctcctccggcGCCAGCTCCAGCTGCGGATCCTCCGGCACCACCAGCTCCAGATGCAGCCCAACCAGCCATACTAGGACAAGCCGCTCTGCAGAACGCTTTCACGTTCCTTAATCCGTCTAACTTCGATGCCTCCAGTCTTCTGGGCCAGAGTGTACCCACATTTGCTCCTCCCAATCTTGATTTCGTCGCCCAAATGCAAAGGCAATTCTTCCCGGGAATGACACCGGCACAACCTGCTCCCGCTGGAACGGATGCCCAGGCCTCCGACATTTCCGAGGTGAGGGTACGTCCTGAGGATCCGTATTCGCGAGAGGCCCAGATGAAGATCAAATCGGCACTTGAAATGGAGCAGGAGAGGCAACAACAGGTTCAGGTCAAGGATCAGGAGCAAGTGCCACTCCTCTGGTTCCGAATGCCCACTACTCAGAATCAGGATGCGACTGAAGAAAAGACTCTGGAGGATCTGCGGGTGGAGGCCAAATTGAGGGCCTTCGAGCGCCAGGTGATAGCCGAATTGAAAATGCTGCAGAAGATCGAACTTATGGCTAAGCAGATGAGGTCTAGCGCCGCCGCGCAGAACGGAGATACACCCTACAGAATTAGTTATCCACTGAGTCGGACACCCATTCACAAGATCACACGTGCTGATATTGAGCAAGCCCTTCGAGATGATTATGTCCGCCGATTGGTCAACAAGGAGGCTCAACGAAAGGCCAGAAATTCTGGCATAAACACCCAGAAGGCAAATGCCTTGAAGCGACAGGCCAAATCCCAGGATCAGACTCTGTCCAAGGAGGATATCGTCCAGATTATGGCGTATGCCTATCGCATGGCCAACGAACAGATGGAGAGTGAGAAGGGCAAGCAGGACAAGGTTTACGCCGCCTACAGGTCGGAACAGAATCCAATGATGATGGAGCAAAGACAATGGTCGGAGGAGCAGGCGAAGATTCAACAAAATCAACAGCAGATCCAGCAAAATCCAATGATGATGCAGCAAAGACAATGGTCGGAGGAGCAGGCCAAGATCCAACAGAATCCACAGCAGATCCAGCAAAATCCAATGATGATGCAGCAAAGACAATGGTCGGAGGAGCAGGCCAAGATCCAACAGAATCAACAGCAGATCCAGCAAAACCCAATGATGATGCAGCAAAGACAATGGTCGGAGGAGCAGGCCAAGATCCAGCAAAATCAGCAGCAGATCCAGCAAAACCCAATGATGATGCAGCAAAGGCAATGGGCGGAAGATCAGGCCAAGGTTCAGCATGATCAACAGATGGCACAACAGATGCCACATCAAGGTCTCATGATGACGGAGCAGAGGCAAAGGCAGTGGTCAGAAGACCAAGCCAAAATTCAGCAGGCTCAACAGATGGCCCAACAGACACCCATGATGATGCCACAGATGCAACAAAGGCAGTGGACAGAGGATCCCCAAATGGTTCAGCAGATGCAACAGAGACATTGGGCAGAAGATCAGGCCAGGATGCAAATGGCCCAACAGAATCCAATGATGCAACAGCAACGACAGATGGCAGAGAATCCGCAAATGATGCAGCAAAGACAATGGTCCGAGGAGCAGACCAAAATCGAACAGGCTCAGCAGATGGCACAACAGAATCAAATGATGATGCAGCAGATGCAGCAAAGACAATGGACCGAGGATCAGGCCCAGATTCAACAGCAGCAGAGACAGATGATGCAGCAGACCCCCATGATGATGAAGGAGCGCCAGTGGGCCCAGGAGAACCCCCAGTCTGTCCAGCAGCAAGGGCCCATGATGATGCAGCAGCAGACTCCATCGATGATGCAGCGTGAAGTAGAGGACCAAGATAATGAGGCTGAGGATATCCTAGTTGGCGAGGCGGGTCCCCAAATGCCGGAGAACGAAGGCACCGCCAGGCACAAAG TCGATGCCCTGGGAGTTGGCGGCAACAAGCGCAAGaagtccaagtccaagtcgGCGCCGCCAGCGGTGATTAACTATTACTATGCGGCACCCCAGCGTCCGGTGGTTCAGAGTTACGGAACAAGCTACGGCGGAGGTGGCTACGGATCGAATGCCTATGGTGTCCCTCGTCCAGTCAATTCCTATCAAAGTCAAGGCTACAGGGCTGCCGTGGGTAACGATGAGGTAGATGATATGCTGCGCCAGCACCAGACAATGGCCAGG GCGACGCATTTCAGACAATAA